In Pagrus major chromosome 23, Pma_NU_1.0, the genomic window TCCGCTCTGACCGCAACTGCAGTGCAAGAGAGCAAGTAATCGGATgctttttctgtgtatttatggAGAGCACAGCTGGGAATCTCAATTCAGGTTACAGTACATGCTCACTTCACTTTGAATATGCTGCTCCTTCATGCTCTCTGGAGAAATATGTTTCAAGCTTGTGTGTCTataataataactttttttttttttttaactccatGACAAATTGAGCAATATCCACTCTGCCAGGTCGCTATAGCAACACAGTCAGAGCATACACAAACAGTGCTTTCTGGCAAAATCCTGTAGTGGGAATGACAGGGATTGAACATAAAGAACATGGTCTCAGGAAAAAAAGGTCCATATTGGCAGGATAACAAATTCTCTCCTTTACATTCACATGGTTCAGCACTAATTAGTATGGCAGTCTCAGCACTGTATAAGAAAGAttgaatgagagagagggagaaagagagagaggtccAAAGGGTTGACAAAGAGTGGTAGTGAAACACAGTAATGAAAGACACTGGTTTGACTTTGCCTCAATCAGTATTCTGCCTCAGGATGTCACTGACAGAGAACTTGGCTGATGTATACGCACgcaacacattaacacaacaaaCTGTCAGTCTAACACATGATTTTTAATGTCTCATTCATGTGATTCCACAAAAGCAACTGATTGTCTTATCAGATGAAGGCACATTCCAGAAATGGCATGATCAGTGcaaaaataattcaacatttcaGAGCTTTATCAGTGCATAcataaatcttaaaaaaatacagaacatgAAATGAGCATTATctatgaataaaatgaatgataacaataaaaaaactcaCTTTCAACATTATGCGCAATTGCATAAAAAGCACCCTCAAGTAATTACTCTAGCTGTATTGTAATGTCTGGAAAAATGTGGTAAAactaaaaaagcaacaaaatataCCTGAGCAATCatttttttgccttaaaattCGGTCTTTGAAGCTatggctgaaaaaaaagataagcAACAAGGTAACAATAGCTGCTGACAGTTAAGTTGTACCCATCCTTAAATCAATGACTTACAATCAGACAGTTAAAGTAataaaaattgtcattttttcccAGAGGACTGCAGCTACTGGCCTATTACCACAGGCACACCCAAAGCATGGACtagctaaaacaaaaacattgtccttactttgttttaaaattaaaacttcATAAGCATGTGATTGACAGCACACTTAATGAACAATAATTGGgcatttattgacattttttttaaaaaacagtgtaaaagTGTAGTGTAGTTCCCTTTGGCTTCTAATAGTTCAGAGTGTTCAGTCTTTTGGTTTTTGAATAATTTCTGCATTGGTTAAGAATTCAGCTCTGTTTTAATTGCAACCATAACATCTGTGATCTGTCTCAACTTAGAAAATACCCCTTTTCcatgttaaaatgtcatcaccATTGAGTCACTGCTCTGTTTGTCAGAGCAGAGACTCAATGGTGGAATAAACTTTCCACCGGTGTATACaaatttaaaagtaatttgatTCAATCAGTGCGTTTACATGCAGCTAAGTAACGAGGGTTTGATTTAGCTCTTCACATTCATGTATGTGCAGGATAAGGACTTCAGAAAGTGAAAGTATCACTGTGATAGCAGAGTGGTATTATTAGGAGATAACTACTATTCACAATAATACCATCAAAACTGAAACTAACACTGGGCTACTTTAATATCCTGACACATTCATGCTCCGAGGAACAGCTGTGCTGTCTGCTTGTCCTCTTACTGTACTGTCCGGCTGCTCTGAGAAACATGCACACCCATGCACACCCACACGcacttgcgcacacacacacacacacagaaacaataaTCTGGAAGCAGTATTATTTCAACATCTGAAATAGGTGAGTCATGCTTCCAAAATAAGGTCAGGGGTAGAACAGAAATCTGATTACTGACCGGCTGCATGTATAAGAAGATCTACAGTTTTCGCGTTATTTAAAGCAACCTGATTTCTTGAGTGCATGTAAATGCACTGTTTGTTAATATAACAAAGCTCATTAGTGGAGTTTTAAAGACAGCTGATAGGATAATGCATTCTTAACACCACAGCGAGAATAAGCAGAAGTACAAATCGCGCATGCAGAAGAGACCATGCCCCCAGACCTTGAAGAGACAAGAAACTGATACGTCTCTCcaagcacaaaaaacattaaaaagaatcATTGTCATTGTCAAGGCATGCAAAAGTGTATTAAAGAAAAAGTCAGGCTCATACAGGTCCTGATGAGGTAGGCAATCCTCTCTGATAGTTGCTTTTGCTGCATGAAAAGGTGCCTTCAGGTGTCACGAAAAAAAATCCGGCAATGAAGAGCACGGCTCCAGCGACCGTAAATCCTCCGAGCAAGCCTGCAAAGGTGGTTCGGTCCCCTGTGAGAGACGGGAGTTTTGTTACATTCTCTCTGTCATCTGCTCAGAACTTCTGGTCTGTAAACAGAGGAGTTTCTCTTTTTGTAATAAACTACACATCCCAGAGTAAAGattgaaacaaaaaagacaGCCATTAAAATCCCAGCAGTGGTCCCAGGCTGACTACCTGGTGGAGAATAACAGCATGAAGGAATTATAGAATAATTAACACTGGAAGACAATGAAGGAGTGGAAAAAGCTcagaaatataattaatttagtAACAATATCTTACTTTTAACTTCGATGACAGTGAAACGTTTGGTCGTGGTGCCTTGACCATTCCACGCAGTGCAGTTATAGGACCCTGGAATCTGGAGGGTAGGGCTCAGAATTGGTTGATTCAGTTTCTGATCGTTGTTCGCCTTTCGTACAGAGTCTGGGACATCCCAGCGATATTTCGGCATTGGGTTTGCTTTAGTAGTGCAATTTAAACTCATTCTGCTACTAGCTGAAATTTCCACAATCTCATCCGACTTGGTGAAGACTGGAGGGTctgaagaaatacaaagaataTGAAGAAACAGAAGTAGTGGTAAAATGTGAAACATATCCAATCTCATCTGTGATGGTTACATTAAGATGGCATTAAAAACTTACACAGTACAGTCACTTCATATGACTTTGATTGGACCGAGGGAGGATTTGGTGCTGTTGCCCTGAAGTTCAGCTCTGCCTCACACCAGATCTGAGTTCCATCATCATCTCTATGGGCCTTCAGCCCAAAGACAGACGATACATTGATCGGAGTGGATGCACTCATGTCGTCTGACTCAAATCTCTGTGTAAAGCTAATACGTTTTCCCCTGTGCCAGTGCACAGTGAGGTTGCGTAACGGtgcaacattaaaaatgtcacaCCGCATGCGATACTCTCTGTGTCTGCCCTCTACCATGGGGCCCATTTCACTCAGCTGAGGCATAGACACAGTGTCCGGCatttctgtgtaaaaaaaaaagtgaagaaagtGTTTGACCAAAATCATCCCAACACCAGTAGTATTGAATAATCAAAAAGGGTCTGCTTGGCAACCTTAGATACATTTAAAGTGCTGCTTACTGTAAACGGTGACTGGTAAGTATTCGTAACACTGATCCTTGGGGACATTGACGAAGCATTGTGGGTTAAATTTCCAGTCTGTAACAGAGTCAATGTTTAAGGTAACAGAAGAGACCTGACGTGTGAGTGGTACGCTTCCAATTGAAGACTCCCAGCCCATTCCTGTTATATTCTTGGATGATGAGCTGCAGTTGGCTGAGAAGGGGCCTCCAAATCTCACCACAGCACTGGAAGGGCTCATCTCAACAACACAGGTAGAACTCACAGCTTTCCCTAGAAGTAAACAGTATGTATTAGAGCGTACAGTACAAACAGCCATGAACAACACAGTGTTTTAGACAGCATTGTTGTGCAAAGTCTGGATTTTGACCCAGCATAGGCACAATGGACACTTTGAATGGGAGTGGTCACCAGTTAAAAAAAGCAGTACTGGCTGGTCAGTTAAAGATAGGAtgatataaaataaactttagtAACAAtgtaaatgcatgttttttaattataaaactGTATAAATGCTATTTTCTGGtgcttaaaggggcagttcacaCCAAAatcaaatatgcatgttttttgtcttaCATGAAGTGCTATTTATCTATCtcaattgtttttgtgtgagttgcAAAGTTTAGGGAATCTTGTCCATAGAGGTGTTtaccttctctcaaatataattaAACTAAACTAGGCCCTTAGATTGCagtgctcaaagcaccaaaaaaaaaaaaaacatatttgaaaaactcaacaacaatgtcTCTTTGTAGAAATCCTGACAGTAGCTGCAAGATCAGTGATTCCCAAAGTAGCAATCTTCAATTTTGTAATTAAGtttgaaatgactgtaaattatgtatgatattaaatatttactttgtttttttaaagtcatcAGAACTGATAAAACAAAAGAGTTAAGTTACATGTTATTCTTCTTTTATCTGACCTATTTTTACGCGGTATTGTGTTGAGGTTTGTTTACCACTGATATAGATCTATGCCATCCACAAACCTCAACCTACTCTGCTGGGTGGcactgcaggaaacacaaatTGTCAGGGGAACAGACTTCGACACAACATCATAACGTATATCGCGTCAATAACGGGGAATTGTAACTGCGTGTGTTGAAGGATATGCAAGTTCACAAGCTTTTAAGCACATGTGGATGGATCATTAATATTTCTTGCATTGCATTcggctcacattcacacagaatTCTTCTGTttatgaaataacatttttcgTGAGAAATGCTTCATCTAAGTCTCATGTGTGGATCAGAGTTAGGATTAAAAGTTCTGGTGGACCCCAGGAGGTTTTCAGatttcaaatttcaaattgGGGCAGCGTCATTCTTGAGTTTGGGAATGGCTGCTCAAGATAATGCACAGATATTCTTGTAAGCAGTTGCATCTAGGAATTATTATCTCTGCAAATCACTGTGCAGGAGGAAGCAAGAGTCTACTCACGGATGAGAGGCTAGGTAACTAAGCTTGCTATCATTACAActtgcaactcacaccaaaacaatgcaGACGGATGAATAGGacagaaatatgtgtttttgattttggggtgaactgtccttttaaataaattaaaaaatccttacacttgtttaaaaatgaatacagaAACAATATCCAGAAATGTCTGTAAAATTACACAGatttgacagtaaaacaaactGTAGGACACTGCAGACTGCTTGTGAGCTTCTGCCCTCTTGTCCAAACTGAGATTTTGGATAATAACTTAGAGTTTACACATGAGATGTAAGAAATGTTTGACAGAAACCTGCGGTGGTTTATAAAAGCAAACATTAGATCATCAGATTAACGTTTACCCAACAAAGGGCGTAGTCCATCGTGAGCAATCGCAGCTGTAACTTTCACACTATCATAGGCCAAGCAACGAGACAAACATGTAAAGTTAATGTAGATCAATAAAAATCTACGGAACACGACAGAAAGGAGTTACCTGTCCACGCCATGAAGACGCTCAAAATGAAGAACCACATGTTGATTTCACCAGCGTGCCAACCTGCAACTTTCTCACTGAATTCAAAAGTAAAACCGGTTCTGTTGACACATGAGTCGCTGTAGGTACGTGCGCTTTCTGTCTTCTCACGAGTGACTTTGAGTCCATAGAAAGTCCCGAAAGCAAAACTAGTCCTGTGGTGCGTTTATGTTCCTCGGAAATTCTCCACACGAGCTTCGCAGCGGGGCTGGGTGGATGTAAACAGTCTGCTACACACCGTTTTATGAGAGATGAGGCGGGGCTGCACTCAAGCGAGGgtaatttaaaggaatagttcggtatttatttctgctttctTGCGAAGATACCACTCTCATTTTACTCGTCAGGTAGCCggcagcctgttagcttagcacacCATGAAGACTGGAGAAGGGAGaccagttgccaggcaaccagtaGAGACTACAGGAAGTAGATCCTCCAGGAAGTAGATCCTCTTaaatcaacatttctgcattaaaatgtgataaaaatgacTGTGCCTTTCCAacgttcaaacccagagaaatcctgATTTTATTCAAGTTAACGGTCTGTTTCATTCAACCACCTGTTGCTTGaacttctgggagagagtcGCAGTGAGAGAAGGAAGCTGGTGAAATCTCATGTGAacataactttaaaacatttcctcGTCTGTGAACGTTTCTGCAAGACTACTTAGATTTGCATCAGCAATTGTTGTTGCTACAGACGtgggaagtaactaagtacaaatACTTAAGTAGGTTCTTCatgtatctgtactttacttttgacactttttaTATGTTCTCCATACATTTGAACACAAGTtttactccttacattttcaaaacaggctcattaCAATTACTTACGTTATtaaaatggggagaaaagtcaGTAGAAattccttcagagggatacttttaaTTTTGTACTTTGAgtacaacaactcccatgatcccacgctgctTAGGTCTTTTGTTTTGGTTAAGAGACACCTAGtaacagaaattacatactgtgcatttaacgCTCTGCCGTCAAGCAAATTCACGTATCGCTGGCAGACTGgtctttgaatgttttcactGCCTAGCAACATTAACTCTACAGCCACACATATGTTCATACGACCCTACTCTCCTCATGCCCCAAAAGTCACATCTGGCAATTCAAATATCTGAAAGCAAAGTACAAAGTTGGCCTAGTGCTTGAGTACTTTAAATAACTGCaacgatatacagtatatggatGCAATTTAAAGATCCAAAGTTTTTATGATTTCCGCACATTTCTTTTGATTGTCGTTGATCTGAAGTGGATATAAGCAGCTGTACAGTtgtttgaaaacacaacaaaatcagTCTTATTATCAATGCATGCCAGATATATTCTGACCTATAAGATTTCAATAATGAAGCAATCTGTTTGAAAAGccatatttttaatattaaaatagttTCAAAACAGTCACAAATATTTACAGCCTTATTCACAAACGTGTTGCAATGTCCTCATGTCATTTATCACAGGTAGGATTTCATCTCTACTCGCTCATTCCAACATTTGCAACGTTTATATACCTGCAGTCCATTTTCAATACTAAATTGTTCCATCTTTACTTTTtctcataaataaatataaaggtcttgcatttacataaaatattatCCTGAATATACAGTTTGATAGGCATTAGGCAATACTGCCTGCAGTCATTCATACAAAAGCATTTAACTGTTGGACAAGACAATTTGTCCCATAGGGCCAGAGCCTGACACAGTATGGCACAACAAAGGCCCAGGCACAGAGAGGGCTACAAAATCAAGTGCAGAGTGGCTTACAAGCACTATAGTGAAAGGACAATGGGCTCAATGAAAAATGTGCACAAGCAATAGTGTCCACTAATAGAGCAATACTGGTCTCCTTTTTCACAGATTTAATGTCACACCTTCAGGGAGGCGGACAGGCATTTAAAATCACATCAGGCTCACTTCTTATATGCTAAAGTCATGATCGCTTTGTAAAATAATTACATACAGAAATCTAAGTTTGAGTGAATATTAGGGGGCACAGTTCTTTTAAACCACCATCATTGAATCTaaggacaacaaaaacattcataatCATAACAAATTCCCTTTGTGCTcatgaaaaaatatcaaaacagtttttttggcaggtcagagccaaagtgtccttgctcctcctcttctttctgtcCAGTGAAAAGCGGGCAAATCCAGTAGTAAATATAAGATTGTACATCTCAAGCCAAAGGTTGcttattttttaattacattactCCATGTGGGCTAAAATAGTTTTATATGTGAGAAAATAGACGActgagtgtgtgatgtttggAGGAAAAATCAGATTTCCAAACAGTCCGGCCAGCTGGTGGAGTGGTATTCAGGCTTTTAAACACTGTAGTTTGTGTTGGCAGAGAGATGCAGCTCATTCAGAGTGGTCAGCTATCCATCCTGTGCTATCAACACATGTACTGCTAAGACAGTTTGGTCATAGGAAACTGCATGTCCCAGCCGTTGTGAGCCACGTTGCCATTGTGGGTGCTGAGTTTGGCGTTTTTAAGATTATACCGGCGCATCTTGGTGTTCTTGTAGTAGATGGAGtagatgaagaggaagatgatggagaTGGCAACAACAGCGACAGCCACAAATCCAGCTATGAGGGGGAGGTAGTCCTCTGTAATGAAACCAAACAGGAGACATATTAATGCTtaagt contains:
- the LOC141019977 gene encoding vascular cell adhesion protein 1-like — translated: MWFFILSVFMAWTGKAVSSTCVVEMSPSSAVVRFGGPFSANCSSSSKNITGMGWESSIGSVPLTRQVSSVTLNIDSVTDWKFNPQCFVNVPKDQCYEYLPVTVYKMPDTVSMPQLSEMGPMVEGRHREYRMRCDIFNVAPLRNLTVHWHRGKRISFTQRFESDDMSASTPINVSSVFGLKAHRDDDGTQIWCEAELNFRATAPNPPSVQSKSYEVTVLYPPVFTKSDEIVEISASSRMSLNCTTKANPMPKYRWDVPDSVRKANNDQKLNQPILSPTLQIPGSYNCTAWNGQGTTTKRFTVIEVKRDRTTFAGLLGGFTVAGAVLFIAGFFFVTPEGTFSCSKSNYQRGLPTSSGPCYKRLVVMKLAVMMMAAAVLYVSVSGEGCSLILKPSRVVVGFGEPVSVSCEAARPVRVLGWESAISASHTQQDLSVQWKVDSLIDWIEEPICYGVFFTAPRQCEEKLNLVLYKTPDSVSIRPVNHTGPMVEGKEYQLLCEVQNIAPVQYLTLRWYRGQTEVYNHSFSDLTSSSPVQVSSILVVTPTKAENGAQYRCVAVLELGPEGPQPPPTVTSEPLNASVYFPPMFLSPEPEALELIEGTEITLNCTATGNPTPVYSWQSSHPTQETMEDEAVLTSSSLLPGTYTCTASNTLEKKSKQFIVKANTKGV